A part of Planococcus sp. MB-3u-03 genomic DNA contains:
- a CDS encoding cell wall-binding repeat-containing protein, whose product MIYSKVLTTAALTAALALGAILPTGAASAVELTEDNSYRIFGSDRYQTSLEVSQAWPDNSVKTVVVATGGDFPDALAATPLAGAYQSPLLLTKKDSLPAGFAAELKRLGAENVILVGGTGAISEKVKNELSTLKFNVERINGKTRYETAVNIAEEVGMGDTLYVATGANFADSLSVSPAAGYYADPILLVPATGAVPTVVADYIKANQPEWPIIVGGEGAVGPAVEDLFAEPVRIAGKTRYETNKEFNEFALEFGFLEDQNEVFIATGANYPDALSGSALAASYGGPLVLTAKTPSEASKQQIQNFETPDSFYTILGGEGAVSSATLKQLFAK is encoded by the coding sequence ATGATTTATAGCAAAGTTTTGACGACTGCGGCATTGACTGCAGCTTTGGCTCTTGGAGCAATTTTACCGACTGGTGCAGCTTCTGCAGTTGAACTTACTGAAGACAATTCTTACCGCATTTTTGGCAGCGATCGTTACCAGACAAGCTTAGAAGTTTCTCAGGCATGGCCTGACAACAGCGTTAAAACAGTGGTTGTAGCAACAGGCGGAGATTTCCCGGATGCATTGGCTGCAACACCACTTGCTGGCGCCTATCAATCTCCTTTGCTTTTGACGAAAAAAGATTCACTTCCTGCAGGATTTGCGGCTGAACTCAAGCGTTTGGGTGCGGAAAATGTAATCTTGGTAGGCGGTACAGGTGCTATTTCAGAGAAAGTAAAAAATGAACTTTCGACACTCAAATTCAATGTAGAGCGCATCAACGGAAAAACACGTTATGAAACTGCTGTTAACATCGCGGAAGAAGTGGGCATGGGAGATACTCTTTATGTAGCGACTGGCGCTAACTTTGCTGATTCACTGTCTGTTTCCCCAGCTGCAGGATATTATGCAGATCCAATCCTTCTAGTACCGGCAACTGGTGCTGTACCAACAGTTGTAGCTGATTATATCAAAGCGAATCAGCCAGAATGGCCAATCATCGTTGGCGGAGAAGGCGCAGTAGGACCGGCAGTTGAAGACTTGTTCGCAGAGCCGGTCCGTATCGCAGGCAAAACCCGTTACGAGACAAATAAAGAGTTCAATGAATTTGCATTAGAGTTTGGGTTCTTAGAAGACCAAAATGAAGTCTTTATCGCTACAGGGGCAAACTATCCAGATGCATTGTCCGGAAGTGCTTTGGCAGCTTCATACGGTGGGCCGCTAGTTCTGACTGCGAAAACGCCATCTGAAGCATCTAAACAACAAATCCAGAATTTCGAAACGCCAGATTCCTTCTACACAATCCTTGGCGGCGAAGGAGCCGTCTCCTCTGCAACATTGAAACAACTATTCGCAAAATAA
- a CDS encoding DUF2382 domain-containing protein, with amino-acid sequence MQKHGHKLIGTFDVQAEVIHEIGELKAQGYKEEDMYVVALNGQQLQMVQGQTDVHLNTDEGDFMDKFKSFISGEDPTKDALKQMGLSESEADEYYKQIQSGKIILYVDSEYGMNYQNFDAAAASLSANRQAENTSQKTETPDLSDEQPMKLHEERLAVDKKWVESGSVDIHKNTVEEQQTLDVPYEREEVEVERRPVNQELSEYEASGHSAETYEKDGLWHIPVIEERLEVRKVKYVSEEIIVHKRKVQETKHISETVQRETVDIDENNVQRYEKP; translated from the coding sequence ATGCAAAAACACGGCCATAAATTGATCGGCACATTCGATGTGCAGGCGGAAGTGATCCATGAAATCGGTGAATTGAAAGCACAGGGATATAAAGAAGAGGATATGTATGTCGTCGCTTTGAACGGACAGCAGCTGCAGATGGTGCAAGGGCAGACGGATGTCCATTTAAATACGGATGAGGGCGATTTCATGGACAAGTTCAAATCGTTCATTTCTGGGGAAGACCCGACAAAAGATGCGCTCAAACAAATGGGCCTCTCTGAGTCCGAAGCGGACGAGTATTACAAACAAATCCAAAGCGGCAAGATCATACTTTACGTCGACAGTGAATACGGCATGAATTACCAGAACTTCGATGCCGCGGCAGCTAGCTTATCTGCAAACAGACAGGCAGAGAATACTAGTCAAAAAACCGAAACACCCGACTTGAGTGACGAACAACCGATGAAACTTCACGAAGAACGCTTGGCGGTCGATAAGAAATGGGTGGAATCCGGAAGCGTCGACATCCACAAGAACACGGTCGAAGAACAACAGACACTTGATGTTCCGTATGAACGGGAAGAAGTCGAAGTCGAACGCCGCCCAGTCAATCAGGAGCTGTCCGAATATGAAGCGAGCGGCCACTCCGCTGAGACTTATGAAAAAGACGGCCTTTGGCACATTCCCGTCATCGAAGAACGCCTGGAAGTGCGCAAAGTGAAATACGTCAGCGAGGAAATCATCGTCCATAAACGCAAAGTACAAGAGACGAAGCATATCAGCGAAACGGTGCAGCGTGAGACAGTTGATATTGATGAGAACAACGTCCAGCGCTACGAAAAACCATAA
- a CDS encoding STAS domain-containing protein, giving the protein MEKEMVLFGKRVEEEKYMIAQLIQEERLTALPEKMVEENREFSELVLQELVRFIELLGKSLQNSCRQEEIMANMAKWGTATGNFFLEHGMTLDVALAETALYRKHIATLIKSEGRRLTISPEITYDAAELLHALLDHATYSYTHAYTTSYQRNLATARKEFLELSAPVVPISDSVAILPLVGSIEIDRAHYILERTLLSASELKINTLIVDLSGVIRVDTMVAEQVIKIIQSLGLIGVEAILTGIRPETAQSLTTLGVDVRTLNIGGSLKRALENVYN; this is encoded by the coding sequence ATGGAAAAAGAAATGGTGTTATTCGGTAAACGAGTGGAAGAAGAAAAATATATGATTGCCCAATTGATCCAGGAAGAACGCCTGACCGCATTGCCGGAAAAAATGGTGGAAGAAAATCGGGAATTCTCGGAGCTTGTGTTGCAGGAACTGGTTCGCTTCATTGAACTGCTCGGAAAATCCTTGCAGAACAGCTGCCGTCAAGAAGAGATCATGGCGAATATGGCGAAGTGGGGGACCGCCACGGGAAACTTTTTCTTGGAGCATGGCATGACTTTGGATGTGGCGCTTGCTGAAACGGCGCTATACCGGAAGCACATTGCGACCTTGATTAAAAGTGAAGGCCGCCGCTTAACTATTTCCCCGGAAATAACTTACGACGCAGCGGAATTATTGCATGCGCTGTTGGACCATGCAACGTATTCCTACACGCATGCCTATACGACTTCCTACCAACGAAATCTGGCCACAGCGCGTAAGGAGTTTTTGGAATTATCGGCACCTGTTGTCCCGATCAGCGATTCGGTCGCCATTTTGCCGCTTGTCGGCAGCATTGAAATCGACCGGGCGCATTATATTTTGGAGCGCACGCTATTGTCGGCAAGTGAATTGAAGATCAACACATTGATTGTTGATTTATCAGGGGTCATCCGGGTCGATACGATGGTGGCGGAACAAGTCATCAAAATCATCCAGTCGCTCGGGCTGATCGGCGTCGAAGCGATTTTGACGGGGATCCGTCCTGAGACGGCGCAATCCTTGACGACACTCGGTGTGGATGTGCGGACATTGAACATCGGAGGCAGCTTGAAGCGTGCCTTGGAAAACGTCTATAACTAA
- the ypfJ gene encoding KPN_02809 family neutral zinc metallopeptidase: MKWKGRAGSRNVEDRRGRGVGGPVLAGGGIGGLLIVLLITFLGGDPGAILGDGGGASTSEPYVASEREEELADFVSVVLADTEEVWAEVFAEEGMEYVEPTLVLFSGSVQSACGMAGSATGPFYCPADSKLYIDLSFYDELERQFNAPGDFAMAYVVAHEVGHHVQNLLGVLGDVQQARNQLSETEYNQLQVRLELQADYLSGVWAHHAQGMGYLEEGDLEEALNAASAVGDDTIQKRTRGYAVPESFTHGTSEQRKEWFYKGFRAGDLNDGNTFNAPEL; the protein is encoded by the coding sequence ATGAAATGGAAAGGACGAGCGGGCAGCAGGAATGTAGAAGACAGGAGAGGGCGCGGTGTTGGCGGGCCGGTTCTTGCCGGCGGCGGGATCGGCGGCTTGCTGATTGTCCTGTTGATCACGTTTCTCGGGGGCGACCCAGGAGCGATACTCGGCGATGGCGGAGGAGCTTCTACTTCGGAACCGTATGTGGCAAGTGAGCGGGAAGAAGAACTTGCCGATTTCGTATCGGTCGTCCTCGCAGATACGGAAGAGGTTTGGGCGGAAGTGTTCGCTGAAGAAGGCATGGAGTATGTTGAGCCGACTTTGGTGCTGTTTTCTGGAAGCGTCCAGTCAGCTTGCGGCATGGCCGGCTCTGCGACGGGGCCATTTTACTGCCCGGCGGATTCCAAGCTGTATATCGATTTAAGCTTTTACGATGAGCTCGAGCGCCAGTTCAATGCACCTGGTGATTTTGCGATGGCGTATGTCGTCGCGCATGAAGTCGGCCATCACGTGCAGAACCTTCTTGGCGTGCTCGGGGATGTCCAGCAGGCGCGCAATCAGCTGAGCGAAACCGAATACAACCAATTGCAAGTGCGCCTGGAATTGCAGGCGGATTATTTATCGGGCGTCTGGGCGCATCATGCTCAAGGCATGGGCTATTTGGAAGAAGGCGACCTGGAAGAAGCTTTGAACGCAGCCAGTGCGGTCGGTGATGACACGATCCAGAAGCGGACGCGCGGCTACGCCGTTCCGGAAAGCTTTACGCATGGCACATCCGAACAGCGGAAAGAATGGTTCTACAAAGGCTTCCGAGCCGGTGATTTGAATGATGGCAATACCTTCAATGCACCGGAATTATAA
- a CDS encoding SAM-dependent methyltransferase yields the protein MDDHQMDRQLNIQTGGEQMGFNASMHEHRFEVTPYAWLDRLFKAHPLKGSGRLVDFGSGKGRLNFFAHRVFGTPSAGVEVDPSLHEAALRNLQRFKGKADIEFINGYAQDYEIHPEDRWFYFFNPFSDPVFMTVIDKILASVADHPREVEVILFYPALEYTDFLERRTAFELTGDIELPVEAEDPRERFLVYRLPRWD from the coding sequence ATGGACGATCATCAAATGGACCGGCAATTGAATATCCAAACCGGTGGCGAACAAATGGGCTTTAATGCGTCGATGCATGAGCACCGTTTCGAAGTGACGCCCTATGCGTGGCTGGATAGATTGTTCAAGGCGCATCCGCTTAAGGGCAGCGGCAGGCTGGTCGATTTCGGCAGCGGCAAAGGACGCTTGAACTTTTTTGCGCATCGTGTATTCGGGACGCCGTCAGCGGGAGTGGAAGTCGACCCATCGCTGCACGAAGCCGCGCTGCGGAATTTACAGCGCTTTAAGGGGAAGGCGGACATCGAATTCATCAACGGCTACGCACAGGATTATGAAATCCATCCGGAAGATCGCTGGTTTTATTTTTTCAATCCGTTTTCCGATCCGGTGTTCATGACGGTAATAGATAAGATTTTGGCATCAGTAGCCGATCATCCCCGGGAAGTCGAAGTAATTTTATTTTATCCCGCACTCGAGTATACCGATTTCCTCGAACGCCGCACCGCTTTTGAATTGACCGGTGACATTGAGCTTCCAGTTGAAGCGGAAGATCCGCGCGAACGATTTTTGGTCTACCGCTTGCCGAGATGGGATTAA
- a CDS encoding TraB/GumN family protein — translation MTEDNITRLEVDGKQLILIGTAHVSKLSAEQVKEVVERERPDSVCIELDAQRYESVMQDKKWKETDIFKIIKDKKASLLLMNLAISSFQNRLADQFGIKPGSEMIQGIRSAEETGAELVLADRNIQVTFSRIWGNIGLMGKVQLISSVFFSIFSKESISEEELEKMKQQDTLNAVMDDFTKAFPRIKKPLIDERDQYLAQKIKEAPGNRVVAVLGAAHIPGITREIHQEQDLKALNEVPKKSKWPKIIGWAIPLLILSIIAYTFYANPAAGFDQAISWILWNGTLAAIGAAVAFGHPLAILTAFVAAPISSLNPLVAAGWFSGLTQAFVRRPNVGDFDTLSKDVFTVKGFWDNKVTRVLLVIVLTNLGSSLGTFIGGADVLRLFSKTYN, via the coding sequence ATGACGGAAGACAATATCACCCGTCTCGAAGTGGACGGCAAACAATTGATTCTAATCGGCACCGCGCATGTGTCCAAACTGAGCGCAGAGCAAGTAAAGGAAGTCGTCGAACGCGAACGGCCGGATTCGGTGTGCATCGAACTCGATGCACAGCGCTATGAATCGGTCATGCAGGATAAGAAATGGAAAGAAACCGATATCTTCAAAATCATCAAGGATAAGAAGGCGAGCCTGTTATTGATGAACTTGGCCATTTCCTCGTTCCAGAATCGTTTGGCTGACCAATTCGGCATCAAGCCTGGATCTGAAATGATCCAGGGCATCCGTTCAGCAGAAGAGACCGGAGCAGAGCTGGTCCTTGCCGACCGCAATATCCAAGTGACCTTTTCGCGCATCTGGGGCAATATCGGGCTGATGGGCAAGGTCCAGCTCATTTCTTCTGTGTTCTTCAGCATTTTCAGCAAGGAATCGATTTCCGAAGAGGAACTGGAGAAGATGAAGCAACAGGATACATTGAACGCGGTGATGGACGATTTCACCAAAGCCTTCCCGCGCATCAAAAAGCCGCTCATCGACGAACGCGACCAGTATTTGGCGCAGAAAATCAAAGAAGCTCCCGGGAATAGGGTCGTCGCCGTTCTCGGTGCCGCGCATATTCCGGGCATCACACGCGAAATCCACCAAGAGCAGGATTTGAAGGCGCTCAACGAAGTGCCAAAGAAATCGAAATGGCCGAAGATCATCGGCTGGGCCATTCCGCTGCTCATCTTGTCGATCATTGCCTATACGTTTTATGCAAATCCGGCAGCGGGCTTTGATCAGGCGATCAGCTGGATTCTTTGGAACGGCACGCTTGCCGCAATCGGTGCCGCGGTCGCATTCGGCCATCCGCTTGCGATCCTCACTGCCTTTGTCGCCGCGCCGATTTCATCGCTCAATCCGCTCGTTGCGGCTGGCTGGTTTTCGGGGCTCACACAAGCCTTTGTCCGCCGGCCGAATGTCGGGGATTTCGATACTTTGTCGAAAGACGTGTTCACCGTAAAAGGCTTTTGGGACAATAAAGTGACGCGTGTCTTGCTGGTTATCGTATTGACCAATCTCGGCAGTTCGCTCGGCACATTCATCGGCGGCGCGGACGTTCTGCGGCTGTTTTCGAAAACTTATAATTAG
- the dapA gene encoding 4-hydroxy-tetrahydrodipicolinate synthase — protein sequence MKFGQVITAMATPFDSDGEIDFQATTNLVEYLINNGSDGIVVAGTTGESPTLSTDEKVALFVHVVTVADGRAKIIAGTGSNNTRASVALTQQAEQAGVDGIMLVTPYYNKPSQEGMYRHFEAIANATTLPVMLYNIPGRSVVNLSVDTIVRLSLIDNITCVKEASGDLDAASEIIERTSGDFAVYSGDDSLTLPMLSIGGTGIVSVASHIIGNEMQEMVKLFRTGDTAGAAALHRKLLPTMKALFAAPSPSPVKAALNLSGVPVGGVRLPMLALTEEETATLQQFLPSAKQDAVTN from the coding sequence ATGAAATTCGGTCAAGTGATCACTGCGATGGCGACGCCATTCGACTCAGACGGTGAAATCGATTTTCAGGCAACAACAAATCTCGTGGAATATCTAATCAATAACGGTTCGGACGGCATCGTCGTCGCCGGGACGACCGGCGAATCGCCGACTTTGTCGACAGACGAAAAAGTGGCGCTGTTCGTCCATGTCGTCACCGTAGCAGACGGGCGCGCGAAAATCATCGCGGGCACCGGCTCAAACAACACGCGCGCATCGGTCGCCTTGACCCAGCAGGCAGAGCAAGCGGGCGTCGATGGCATCATGCTCGTCACTCCTTACTATAACAAACCCTCACAGGAAGGCATGTACCGCCATTTTGAAGCGATCGCAAACGCGACGACGCTTCCGGTCATGCTCTATAATATTCCGGGCCGCAGCGTCGTCAATCTATCGGTCGATACCATCGTCCGCCTATCGCTTATCGACAATATCACCTGCGTGAAAGAAGCAAGCGGCGATTTAGATGCCGCTTCTGAAATCATCGAACGCACAAGCGGCGACTTTGCCGTCTACAGCGGCGATGACAGCCTGACCTTGCCGATGCTTTCTATCGGCGGAACAGGCATCGTCTCGGTCGCATCGCATATCATCGGCAATGAAATGCAGGAGATGGTTAAATTGTTCCGCACAGGCGATACAGCTGGAGCCGCCGCGCTTCACCGCAAATTGCTGCCGACGATGAAAGCTTTGTTCGCAGCACCGAGCCCGAGCCCGGTCAAAGCGGCACTCAACCTATCGGGTGTCCCGGTTGGCGGCGTGCGCTTGCCGATGCTCGCTTTAACAGAAGAAGAAACCGCCACTTTGCAGCAATTCCTGCCGTCCGCTAAACAGGACGCGGTCACCAATTAA